The following DNA comes from Spirulina major PCC 6313.
TCGAATTGGCCATCCACTTCAAGGATCGAGACTTCATGCCCCATGTAGGCATCGGGCCCGTAGTACATCTTGATACCAGGATAGGTGCAGGTCAGCTTCCGACCACAGGGCCGCCAATCAATCGTAGACCCCTCATCAAAGAGATAAACCGGCTCAAAATGCTCAACTTGGTCTTTCTGGATCAAGCGAACCCGCAGATACTTCCCTTCCTTATCTTCCACCAACTGCGTCGGCAAGACCTGAATCACCACATCCGCAAATTCTTTTTGGGGTTCGATGTAAGCCGAAAAATCTGGTTTCCGAGCATTAATCGAGGCCAAAACGTCTTCGTAGGTGTGACCCCGTTCTGCCATGTCCCGTTGGATTTTCCATCTGATTTTGACCTCATCACTGATGTCTAAATAGACGCTGAAATCTAACAGACTCCGCACTCGTTCATCGAACAAGGGGTGCAAGCCTTCAATCACCACTACCTTATTGGGATTAATGCGTTCGGGAGGATCGAGCTCCCCGGTTTCATGGTTGTAAATCGGCTTATCAATGGGATTCCCTTCCTTCAAGGCTTTGATCTGCTCATACATCAGATCAAAGTTGTTTGCTTTGGGGTTCAGTGCTGTTACGCCGGCTGCTTTTCTTCCCTTCCGATCCAGACTGTGATAGTCATCGAGACAAATCACCGTCATGAATTCTTCCCCAAACAAGTCTATAAGGCGGCGGAGAAATGTAGATTTTCCGCAGCCTGAGTCACCAGCAACTCCAATAAGAACAACACGGTCTGATTGCGCGATCATACCTTTCCTCTTTACAAAACTGATTTCTAAAAAGTAGCTTAGGCAAGCGTGACATCCTCCACTGGACGCAGGTTACGATGCAGTATGGTTTAGGCCTCTGAAAGATCGGGATTTTGTCCAATAAACCAAGATCTAACACCCTAGTTTAGGTGAGATGGGTTGATCCATATTGGTCGGTACTGATCTCAATCCTGACCAGACTGGAACAGTTCAGAGGATCATAAACCAATGGGGTGAATCGCACCTTATGCTGATCGTTAACGTTCAGGAAAGACGACAATTGTGCCGAGTGCCTAGTAAGTATTTAATACTAGAGATGTACGCCCGATTGTATCAGAACCGGAAATCTCCTACAAGACTCCGACAGCCCTAACCACTGCCTGCCCAGTACCTATGCTACGGCAGGCTGGGCGTTTTTGCTGAAGAAAACCTAAAAAAGATAGGTTCGCTACAGTCTCCCCTGGGTGGGATTGTTAAGTTAGGCGTGCGATCGCATCTAACTCCCGCGTCCAAACCGTTGCCCGCTCTCCAAGCCACCCATTGAAGCTGTCCTTAATCCGGCTAAAGCGTTACGTACCACACAATGCTAGGCTTGATATCGAGGCAAAAAGTGCTCTACTGCGCACCACTTTATCTGGATAGATAAGAGGGTTTGACTTGAATCGCAGTATGTAAAGCTCCGTTTTGCTGAGAGAATA
Coding sequences within:
- a CDS encoding phosphoribulokinase; translation: MIAQSDRVVLIGVAGDSGCGKSTFLRRLIDLFGEEFMTVICLDDYHSLDRKGRKAAGVTALNPKANNFDLMYEQIKALKEGNPIDKPIYNHETGELDPPERINPNKVVVIEGLHPLFDERVRSLLDFSVYLDISDEVKIRWKIQRDMAERGHTYEDVLASINARKPDFSAYIEPQKEFADVVIQVLPTQLVEDKEGKYLRVRLIQKDQVEHFEPVYLFDEGSTIDWRPCGRKLTCTYPGIKMYYGPDAYMGHEVSILEVDGQFDNLEEMIYIESHLSSTSTRYYGEMTELVLKHKDYPGSDNGTGLFQVLVGLKMRDKYERLTSGADKVAAKV